The genomic segment GCCATTATGAAACCTGAATATTTGATAGTGGTTTAAGAGTGAATGAGTGGACGTGTGGATGTAATGACCATATATGGTAATGTGTAGTGATGCCTCAAATCTAGTGGGGGTGgttactatactattaatattgaaaatggTCAAACTCGGTATTAACGGTTTCGGACGTATTGGTCGTTTGGTGTTTCGCGCCTCATTAGATCATCCACATGTGGTAATATGATAGTTATGTAGGATGTTGTTGCAATAAATGACCCCTTTATGGATTCCAACTACATGTCTTATTTGCTAAACTATGATTCAGTTCATGGGAAATTGGGGAAGAAGGTAGAGTTTACTCAGAATGAATTGATTGTCGATGGCAAGACTGTTAAGCTTTCTTTTGAGCGCGATCCCTGCAACATTCCATGGGCTCAGAATGGCGCCGATATTGTAGTGGAGAGTACAGGCGTTTTCACCAACAAGGAAAAGGCTGGCCAGCATTTAAAAGGCGGCGCAAAGATTGTCATTATCTCTGCTCCTCCAAGTGATGACACTCCTATGTTTGTTATGGGTGTAAATCATGATACTTACACAAACGACATTAAGATTCTTAGCAATGCCAGTTGTACTACAAATTGCTTAGCTCCACTTGCCAAGGTTGTTAATGATTCCTTTGGTATTGTGGAAGGGCTGATGACTACGGTCCATGCCACAACatcaaatcaattaacAGTCGATGGTGCGTCTCGTGGCGGTAAGGATTGGAGAGCTGGTAGATGTGCAGGAAATAACATTATCCCGGCCAGCACCGGTGCTGCCAAGGCAGTGGGCAAAGTAATTCCAGCTCTACAAGGCAAATTGACTGGAATGGCATTCAGAGTCCCAGTCCCTGATGTCAGTGTTGTCGATTTGACCTGCAAGCTCGCCAAACCAGCATCTTACGATGACATTGTCAAGAGGATTAAGGAGGCAGCCGATGGCCCGCTGAAAGGAATCCTTTCATACACTGAGGATCCAATTGTTTCATCCGATTGCGTTGGTTCCAAACAGTCATCCATCTTTGACATTAAGGCTGGAATTAGTCTGAATGAAACttttgtcaaattgatTTCATGGTATGATAACGAGTGGGGATATTCGAACAGAATCTGTGACTTAGCAGCTTTTGTCCAATCTAAACAATAGACCATCCCTTTTCTGCCTATACCTTAATCACTATccacaaaattattaatataattatttaaaacggcatgcaaattaattatgcAGTTAGCTAATACattgaattattattaaaataaaatagaCGATAGATTTTCGcctaaaattaatttttatgaaTAATGCCATTGTCTAATGTTATTACAGTATCAATTAGAGACAAAAAGGTCGGATCTATACTTTCTTTACACGTATTGGCTACTGctacaaattttgtgttatttgACATATTTCTGATTTGTTCAATAAGTGAATACGATATGCATCTATATACATTTGTCCTTTCTTCACTCATATctggataaatattttctagGTAATTTGTTGCTACGAAGAGTTCTACTCCATCAATGGTTATCAATGCGTTGgcatttgaatattttgtttgattaaataattgacgAATATACAATTCACCTTCTCCTACATAAGGAGTAAccattttacaaatatccATTGTAAACACCAATCCATTTTCTGAACCATCagtaatataatttaaccaTGAGCATTCGAGTGATTTTATTAAAGTTGTTTTCCCAGACCCTGGAGGACCAATTATTAGAGTagttttatttaatttaattttattaattaatactTTAAATGGATAATATGAGTCTACAAATAGTTTTGACGAAAAATCACAGATCTTTCTAGCATTGGATGGATGTGATGGAAcattaatttcatttgaatTAAAAACATCTTTGTAGAACAAAACacttttaaaataattctgATAGATTCCTATAACGAATAAATCGAATTCATAAACCTTTTTAAGCCGGGGTATTATGGCATATTTTAACCaaaacaatatattgtaCACCCAATTGATACTTCGTTTTTtatgtgaaaattttaaaataattgaatttgtttCATCATTCCAATGGTCAAGTGCCACAATCTCCTTAAATTCATTCTAAGTCAATTCAAACATACGatagtattaattttacaccAATAATCGAATCCTTtcaatacaataaaatgtTGCTTTACATTCTTATGAActgatttattaataacattaacCAGATGTCTTTCAAACTTCAAATGGCAATCTTCTCCTTTATAAAACTATTAAACTAACTTGtacaatttgaaaaaaaacGAGGATCAAATACGGAATAGCTTTTAGattccaaatatttcacaattttaatgtaagtatcatttatatcatctgAATACACCAAAAATTACCCAAATTACTTGCGAGTTTGACtgcaataaaattatcgTTAGATGGATCAAATATCAGGTTAAGCCATTCCATGTATATATGGAGTGTGATCGATTACCTTGGACTGAAAAATACCGTCCTCCGGATTTAGACAGTATTATTTCCCACAAagatattataaatacaattaaaagtTTCACAGAAGTAGGACAGATTCCACACTTGTTATTTCATGGACCTCCAGGTAATTTGTGAATCATATTTAGGCACGGGAAAGACATCAACAATCCTTGCAATATCAAAACATTTATATGGAAACTATGCAAATGTATATGTTTTAGAGCTAAATGCATCGGATGATCGGGGTATTAATGTTGTTCGGGATAAGATCAAGACATTTGCTGAGGCTCTTAATCGATTCGTACCGTCAAGCGACAATCCAGCTAATCAAGTTAAAACCAATTTAAAgttaataatattagacGAAGCAGATCAAATGACCAACGCTTCCCAAGGAGCTTTAAGAAGGATTATGGAGATATATGCCAAAAATGTGCGCTTCTgtttaatatgtaattatatgCATAAGATTATTTCACCGATACAATCTCGCTGTACAGGATTCCGATTCTCTCCATTAGATGAAAACGATCTTAGGAGGAGAACATTGGAGATAGCAACAAATGAAGGAATTACACTTGAGGAAAACGGATTGTCTGCGCTAATAGAGATTGCCCAAGGTGATATGAGAAAAGTTTTAAACACATTTCAAATTGCCGCAATGTCAAAATTAGATTCACAAGATCGCAATATTATCGATGtaaatgacattttaaatgcATCTGGCACTCCATTGGAAGATGAAGTCAAATCAATATTCAACGCATTAGTTCAATCTACATTCTCTGAGTGTATTCAAATAATCAGACACGTTCAAGAACTAAAGGGATATTCTTTACAGGATCTTGTAACTTGCTTATACAAACTTATTATAAAGATTGATTGGCCGACAATTGTAATagtacaattaattataagAATGGCAGATATTGAAGAAAGATTGGCAACTGGAGCCAATGAAaacatacaaatttgtgCGCTTGTAAGTGCATTTACCGAAGCAAGATTTGAAATTGAACGAATTAAATTCGAGATTTCACATTAGGAAATATCATCTAAATACATATCCACCAGAGTCTgattcaataattatattactTGCTAATTTATCTATTACTTGATAAAATGAACAATCTTCCAACGCTTTCATTACATCACTTTCATTTACGActtttctaaattaatgcAACCAAACcttttatctaaatttgcAACACGCTGACTTGCTGTAGCAATGAATAGAACGAATAGAGAACCACAACGATTGAATGCATGAATTGCATCGTGTGAAACAATTCTAGAATTAATACTACCAGAGTGTAGTTTTGAAATAGATTGCTGTATTAATGTCTGAACCTAATTGATGCTATATCATACAGTTTTAAACGGTAATTGATGGAGAGATGATGAGATAATTTCGTACGGTTCCATCAAGACAAGTTTACAT from the Babesia microti strain RI chromosome I, complete genome genome contains:
- a CDS encoding glyceraldehyde 3-phosphate dehydrogenase, GAPDH (overlaps_old_locusTagID:BBM_I00230); its protein translation is MVMCSDASNLVGVVTILLILKMVKLGINGFGRIGRLVFRASLDHPHVDVVAINDPFMDSNYMSYLLNYDSVHGKLGKKVEFTQNELIVDGKTVKLSFERDPCNIPWAQNGADIVVESTGVFTNKEKAGQHLKGGAKIVIISAPPSDDTPMFVMGVNHDTYTNDIKILSNASCTTNCLAPLAKVVNDSFGIVEGLMTTVHATTSNQLTVDGASRGGKDWRAGRCAGNNIIPASTGAAKAVGKVIPALQGKLTGMAFRVPVPDVSVVDLTCKLAKPASYDDIVKRIKEAADGPLKGILSYTEDPIVSSDCVGSKQSSIFDIKAGISLNETFVKLISWYDNEWGYSNRICDLAAFVQSKQ
- a CDS encoding replication factor C subunit 3/5 (overlaps_old_locusTagID:BBM_I00232); this translates as MECDRLPWTEKYRPPDLDSIISHKDIINTIKSFTEVGQIPHLLFHGPPGTGKTSTILAISKHLYGNYANVYVLELNASDDRGINVVRDKIKTFAEALNRFVPSSDNPANQVKTNLKLIILDEADQMTNASQGALRRIMEIYAKNVRFCLICNYMHKIISPIQSRCTGFRFSPLDENDLRRRTLEIATNEGITLEENGLSALIEIAQGDMRKVLNTFQIAAMSKLDSQDRNIIDVNDILNASGTPLEDEVKSIFNALVQSTFSECIQIIRHVQELKGYSLQDLVTCLYKLIIKIDWPTIVIVQLIIRMADIEERLATGANENIQICALVSAFTEARFEIERIKFEISH
- a CDS encoding CCAAT-binding transcription factor, putative (overlaps_old_locusTagID:BBM_I00233) is translated as MEPYEIISSSLHQLPFKTVQTLIQQSISKLHSGSINSRIVSHDAIHAFNRCGSLFVLFIATASQRVANLDKRKVVNESDVMKALEDCSFYQVIDKLANSGGYVFR